The following is a genomic window from Nitrososphaerota archaeon.
TCACGCATATGGGCTTCACGAACGCTGTCGGCTTCATTGACGCGGCGAGGGACGCCCCACCGGCCGACCCCACGAACCAGACGGAAAGCGCGGCTGCGACCGGCCCCACCGACTCGTAGAGTAGGAACCCCAGGACGCCGGCCGCCGCCAAGAGCAGGGCGCCGACCAGCTTCCCCCCGCTGCCAGGGATGAGCGTCAGCCCCCTGGTGCTCTTCGAGAGGGAGGGGATCGCGAGCATCGGGACGAGGGCCTGGAGGGGAGCGGATAAAGTGACGACCCTCATCTCGGCGACTACGCTCTTCCAGGCGGGATGGTCCCGCCCTTCGTTCTGCATCAGGGCCCCCTAACGCTGGCGACGGGGCTTCCGGAGCTTCTGCTCCACCCTCTCTCTCAGCAGCGAAAGGTCCTTCGATATGGGGGCAGACATCTTCAGGGCCATCGGCGTGATCGAGACGTGCTTCTTGACCAGGACCGCTTCGGCGTCCGACTTCTCGGGGAACTCGGAGAGCCGCTCCCCGAAGAGCCAGTAGTAGGCCCTCCCCCTCGGGTCCTTCCTCACCATCACCTTGTCGGTGTACTTCCTCCTGCCTAGGTCGGTCAGCTTGATCGGGGTAGACGGCATGACCCTGCGCGGGAAGTTCACGTTCAGGACGTCCGCCCCTTCAGGCATCCCGTGCTCGAGGACGTCCCCGATTATCTCCGACGCTATGACCCCCGCATTGGTGAAGTCGGGCTGGTCGTACTCGAGGGCGAACAGGCTCTCCCCGCTCACCTCCATCGAGAACGCTATGGCCGGTATCCCGGTTATCGCCGCTTCCAGGGCGGCGGCCACGGTCCCCGACGCCAGCACGTCCTGGAACGTGTCATTGTCGCCGATGTTTATCCCCGAGACCACGAGGTCCGGGCGCCTCGGGAGGATCTTGTTGACCCCCACCATCACCGAGTCTCCCGGCGAGCCGGAGACAGCGTAGCACTCGAAGTTGTCCCTCCTCACCCTCCCGACCCGGAGAGGCTTGTGGAAGGTCAGGCTGAGCGCAGTCGCGCTCTGGGGCTGCTCCGGGGCGACGATTATCGCTTCCGCGTGTTTCGCCGCCGCCCGGGCGAGCTCGACGATGCCGTTGCTCTGGACGCTGTCGTCGTTCGTCACCATAACGAGCTTCCTCTGTTCAGCCATCTCGTCTCGCCTTCGTCAGGGCGCTCTCTAAAGCCCTTCTGTCCGTCAGTCCGTAGTACCGTGCCATGGCCCTCATCCCGTCTTCGGCCGTCTCCTCGGTGAGGAGGACGGTCAGGATCAGCTTCTCCTGGCTCTTGAGCTTCTTCCTATCGATCCCGTCTAGCAGCGCCTGCTGGTCGGAGACCAGGACGTCGATCATCCTCCCGAGCCTCCTCGCCTGCTCACGGACCCTCCTCCTCTGGACTATCAGGTCCCCTGACAGGTCTTCCAGACTCTCTGCTCCCCTCTGACCGGGCGGGGAGGGCACCCTGTCCGTCGACTTCACCACGACGAGCTCTCCTGACGAGTAGTCCCCGACCGTGAAGGCCTTCGCGACGTACGCCCTCCTGGCTTTGGGAGTCCTGGGCTTGAGGGCCACCTCTTCCACTATCCCGATTTTTCTCAGTATCTTCAGGTGCCTCAGCACCCCCTGGACGGAGATGCCCGTGAGGTGCGAGAGCTCTCCCAGCGTCCTGGGACGGACGGAGACGGCGCTTTCGATGGTCAGCCTTGCCCTTGACGACAGGACTTCGCCGAGGGCGTCAGGGTCCAACGGCCCTTAGAAGGAAATGGTTTATTAAAGGGTTAACAAGACCGTAATTAACACAACGTGAACTAATGTGAGCGAAGACAAAAGGCGCGACCTGAGAGACATGATGGACGAGCTCGAGAGGTACTTCGAGGACTTCGAGAAGGACATAGAGGAGACGGTCAAGAAGAGCATCTTCGGAAGAGGCGAGCCCGGCAAGCCCTTCGTCGCGGGCTTCTCCTTTAACATGGGTCCTGGCCAGAGGCCCTCGGTCCAGGTCTTCGGGGACAGCCCCATCCGACGAGACGGCTTCAGGTCCCCCATAAACGAGCAGACCGTCGACGAAAAGAACGGCGTACTCAAGGCGATATTCGAAATGCCTGGCGTCGAAAAGGGGGACATCAAGGCCGAGGCGGGGGAGGCGTCGGCGATCATCACTGCGGAGCGGGGAGATAGGCGCTACCGGGCCGAGTTGTCGTTCAGGGCAAAGGTGCGGCCGGAGTCAGGGAAAGCAGAATACAGGAACGGGGTTCTGGAAATTTCGTTCTCATTGAAAGACAAGGATAATAAGGACTTCAAGAGGGTAAACATTGTCTGAGAGTGGAAGCGGAGTGAGTCAGCAGCAGGTCCAGCTAAAGGTCCTCGAGGCATACACCAGGGACGTCGGCCGCGGTGTCGCCAGGATTGACTATGACGCCATGGACGCGCTGGACGCCTCGACCGGGGACGTCATCGAGATCAAAGGGAAGAGGAGGACGGTCGCGAAGTGCCTCCCGTTGTACCCGTCTGACGAAGGGAGGGGGATCGTCAGGATCGACGGGCTCATCAGGAACAACGCGGGGGTAGCCATCGGGGACGTGGTGGTCGTGAAGAAGGTGAAGGCGCCGCCTGCCGAGAAGGTGGTGGTCGCGCCTCTCGAAGCCGTTCCGCCAATCGACGAGCGGTACCTGGCTGACGCCCTGGAGAGCGTCCCGGTGACGAAGGGGGACAACATCATGATACCATACTTCGGAGGAAGGCTGACCTTCCAGGTCGTCGGAGTGAGCCCGGTCGCGGACGCCGCTCTGATCACTCAGAGGACCGTCTTCGTGATTTCGGAAAAGGGAGAGGCCCTTCGAGGGGTCCCCCAGGTCACATACGAAGACATCGGCGGGCTGAAGGACGAGATACAGAAGGTGAGGGAGATGATAGAGCTCCCTCTGAGGCACCCGGAGATATTCGAGAAGCTCGGGGTCGAGGCGCCGAAGGGGATCCTCCTCTACGGTCCCCCGGGGACCGGGAAGACGCTGCTGGCGAAGGCGGTCGCCACAGAAAGCAACGCGCACTTCATCCCGATAAGCGG
Proteins encoded in this region:
- a CDS encoding helix-turn-helix transcriptional regulator translates to MDPDALGEVLSSRARLTIESAVSVRPRTLGELSHLTGISVQGVLRHLKILRKIGIVEEVALKPRTPKARRAYVAKAFTVGDYSSGELVVVKSTDRVPSPPGQRGAESLEDLSGDLIVQRRRVREQARRLGRMIDVLVSDQQALLDGIDRKKLKSQEKLILTVLLTEETAEDGMRAMARYYGLTDRRALESALTKARRDG
- the surE gene encoding 5'/3'-nucleotidase SurE gives rise to the protein MAEQRKLVMVTNDDSVQSNGIVELARAAAKHAEAIIVAPEQPQSATALSLTFHKPLRVGRVRRDNFECYAVSGSPGDSVMVGVNKILPRRPDLVVSGINIGDNDTFQDVLASGTVAAALEAAITGIPAIAFSMEVSGESLFALEYDQPDFTNAGVIASEIIGDVLEHGMPEGADVLNVNFPRRVMPSTPIKLTDLGRRKYTDKVMVRKDPRGRAYYWLFGERLSEFPEKSDAEAVLVKKHVSITPMALKMSAPISKDLSLLRERVEQKLRKPRRQR